From a region of the Arachis ipaensis cultivar K30076 chromosome B09, Araip1.1, whole genome shotgun sequence genome:
- the LOC107615734 gene encoding uncharacterized protein LOC107615734 gives MSMLINGSPSKPFKMERGLRQGDPLSLFLFVLVVDVLHRMIGEAVRNGHISPLLVGRDSVALSHLQFADDTILFCPPEEETIKNYKRLLRCFELMSGLSINFDKSSLIPINCEEQWVERMCNLLDCKGDALLVKYLGISLGANLMLVKTWKPIIEKVEEKLSLWKAKVLNKAGKLVLIKSVLNSLPVYYLSLFKMPKAIAEKLISLQRRFMWSSEEGRTGMALVRWEVVQAPKKLGELGVGDAMVRNTALLFKWWWRFAKEECPLWKKVVCSCHNLNPYELLSTQELPTREGP, from the coding sequence ATGTCGATGCTGATAAACGGCTCGCCGTCTAAGCCTTTCAAGATGGAAAGAGGTTTGAGACAAGGTGACCCACTATCTCTGTTCTTGTTTGTACTGGTTGTGGATGTGCTGCATCGAATGATTGGAGAGGCAGTGAGGAATGGTCATATATCTCCTTTGCTGGTTGGTAGAGATAGTGTAGCGTTGTCACACCTTCAGTTTGCTGATGACACTATTCTCTTTTGCCCACCAGAAGAGGAGACTATTAAGAATTACAAGAGGCTTCTGCGATGCTTCGAGTTGATGTCAGGCCTGAGTATCAATTTTGATAAGTCCAGCCTGATTCCAATTAATTGTGAGGAGCAATGGGTCGAGCGTATGTGTAACTTGCTGGATTGTAAAGGGGATGCCCTTCTAGTTAAATACCTTGGAATCTCTCTAGGAGCTAATCTGATGTTGGTGAAGACATGGAAGCCTATAATAGAAAAGGTAGAGGAGAAACTCAGCTTGTGGAAAGCTAAGGTGCTAAACAAAGCTGGGAAGTTGGTGCTTATCAAATCAGTGTTGAACAGTCTGCCAGTATACTATTTGAGCTTGTTCAAGATGCCGAAAGCTATTGCTGAAAAATTGATTTCGCTACAGAGAAGATTCATGTGGAGTTCAGAAGAGGGTAGGACTGGTATGGCATTAGTAAGGTGGGAAGTGGTGCAGGCGCCGAAGAAATTAGGTGAGCTGGGAGTTGGGGATGCTATGGTTCGTAACACAGCActgttgtttaagtggtggtggcgatttGCAAAGGAAGAGTGCCCACTGTGGAAAAAGGTCGTATGTTCTTGCCATAATCTAAATCCCTATGAGCTACTGTCGACTCAAGAACTGCCTACTAGAGAAGGACCATAG